A single Brevundimonas sp. SL130 DNA region contains:
- a CDS encoding ComEC/Rec2 family competence protein, producing the protein MGEGSVSEALIRSDTTKPTPGARLRVWLAEEAAAQTLRWRLWAPVAFGGGGAIYFALRSEPALWPLALGAVAAAAGWLAARRRGWARRLTWPLMMLACLTGGLAAAKIRTELVAAPIAQALSEATVIEAWVVDVDGPGQRGARVVVAPVWIRGLAADQTPVRLRATVRGEPPRPGEAVRLFVLLNPPPAPASPGAYDFGRGAFYQGMGGVAFALDETRRLDLPPPPWRLRLEMAVNSARYALAERIVARLGERTGGIAAAMTTSHDTWISQSDMDVMRDSGLAHILSVSGLHMAIVGGFVFFTARLGVAAWPWLALRVPGKKVAAIAGLAAVGAYLIVSGSPPPAERAAITASIAFLAILLDRQAVTMHGLAVAAFAVLVIQPEAIVTPGFQMSFAATAALVALVEAWPKRVREISAPWPIVAAQRFGGWLTAAVAASVVAGLATGPFAMQHFNRTAMYGLLANLGTAPVADFVLMPALALGAALEPLGLGGPFLAVAGWGVDLMLAIGTWTAGLPGAVRTVASAPDYVLPIAFLGVLFVCLWQGRLRWLGLPLAAAVLVWPRAPTPDVWIGDGGTNAAFHRRGEAVVIRPGVREFAADLWSRRRGLSLADRPQAGWICDRSSCRPETAETGPVVLWWGRRPPDMAQMSALCRAAAVVSVRAVVQALPTSCDRRLVLDGADFARGGAVELWRDGPAGANRWRAVWTADVRGRRPWARQSDPDVSDSGA; encoded by the coding sequence ATGGGGGAAGGGTCCGTAAGCGAGGCCCTTATACGCTCCGATACGACAAAGCCTACCCCCGGCGCGCGATTGCGGGTTTGGCTGGCGGAAGAGGCGGCGGCGCAGACGCTGAGATGGCGGTTGTGGGCGCCCGTGGCCTTTGGCGGGGGCGGAGCGATCTATTTCGCGCTGCGGTCCGAGCCGGCTTTGTGGCCGCTGGCGTTGGGGGCGGTCGCGGCGGCCGCCGGCTGGCTCGCAGCCCGGCGGCGCGGTTGGGCAAGACGTCTGACCTGGCCGTTGATGATGCTGGCCTGTCTGACGGGTGGACTGGCGGCGGCCAAAATTCGCACCGAACTGGTCGCGGCTCCCATCGCCCAGGCGCTGAGCGAAGCCACGGTGATCGAGGCCTGGGTGGTGGATGTAGACGGCCCCGGCCAGAGAGGCGCGCGGGTTGTCGTGGCGCCGGTCTGGATTCGGGGCTTGGCGGCGGATCAGACCCCGGTGCGACTGAGGGCCACGGTGCGGGGCGAGCCGCCTCGGCCCGGCGAGGCCGTGCGCCTGTTTGTCCTTCTCAATCCGCCGCCGGCGCCGGCCAGCCCCGGCGCCTATGACTTTGGCCGCGGCGCCTTCTATCAGGGGATGGGCGGCGTCGCCTTCGCCCTGGATGAGACGCGAAGGCTGGATCTGCCGCCGCCGCCGTGGCGGTTGCGTCTGGAAATGGCCGTGAACAGCGCGCGTTACGCCCTGGCCGAACGGATCGTGGCGCGGTTGGGCGAGCGGACGGGCGGGATCGCAGCGGCCATGACGACAAGCCACGACACCTGGATCAGCCAGAGCGACATGGACGTGATGCGGGACTCGGGGCTGGCCCACATCCTCTCCGTCTCGGGTCTGCACATGGCGATTGTCGGCGGCTTCGTCTTCTTCACGGCCCGGTTGGGGGTGGCGGCCTGGCCGTGGCTGGCGTTGCGGGTTCCGGGCAAGAAGGTGGCGGCCATTGCGGGTTTGGCGGCGGTTGGGGCCTATCTGATCGTGTCGGGATCACCGCCTCCGGCCGAGCGGGCGGCGATTACCGCCTCTATCGCTTTTCTGGCCATTCTGTTGGATCGGCAGGCGGTGACGATGCACGGGCTGGCGGTGGCGGCCTTCGCCGTGCTGGTGATCCAGCCGGAGGCCATCGTGACGCCGGGCTTCCAGATGTCCTTTGCGGCGACGGCGGCGCTGGTCGCCCTGGTCGAGGCCTGGCCCAAACGGGTGCGGGAGATTTCGGCGCCCTGGCCCATTGTGGCGGCGCAGAGGTTCGGCGGCTGGCTGACGGCGGCGGTGGCGGCCAGTGTGGTGGCGGGATTGGCGACGGGGCCGTTCGCTATGCAGCATTTCAACCGGACGGCCATGTACGGGCTACTGGCCAATCTGGGCACGGCGCCGGTGGCGGACTTTGTTTTGATGCCGGCGCTGGCGCTGGGGGCGGCGCTGGAGCCGCTGGGACTGGGTGGACCGTTTCTGGCGGTGGCGGGATGGGGCGTCGATCTGATGCTGGCGATCGGGACCTGGACGGCGGGCCTGCCGGGCGCGGTGCGGACGGTGGCGAGTGCGCCGGACTATGTGCTGCCCATCGCCTTTCTGGGCGTGCTGTTCGTCTGTTTGTGGCAGGGGCGGCTGCGGTGGCTGGGGCTGCCCCTGGCGGCGGCGGTGCTGGTCTGGCCGCGCGCGCCGACGCCGGATGTCTGGATCGGCGACGGGGGGACCAATGCGGCCTTTCACCGTCGGGGCGAGGCGGTCGTGATCCGGCCGGGCGTGCGAGAGTTCGCGGCGGACCTGTGGTCCCGGCGACGCGGGCTGAGCCTGGCGGATCGGCCGCAGGCGGGCTGGATCTGCGATCGATCCTCATGCCGCCCCGAGACCGCCGAGACGGGGCCTGTCGTCCTGTGGTGGGGCAGGCGGCCGCCGGACATGGCGCAGATGAGCGCCCTGTGCCGTGCGGCGGCCGTCGTCAGCGTTAGGGCTGTGGTTCAGGCCCTGCCGACGTCATGTGACAGACGACTGGTTCTGGACGGGGCCGATTTCGCGCGCGGCGGGGCGGTCGAGCTGTGGCGCGACGGCCCCGCCGGAGCGAACCGATGGCGAGCGGTCTGGACGGCCGACGTGCGGGGCCGGCGGCCCTGGGCGCGTCAGTCGGATCCCGACGTCAGTGATAGCGGCGCATGA
- the gltX gene encoding glutamate--tRNA ligase, protein MTLPSSTVVTRFAPSPTGYLHIGGARTALFNWLYAKRHAGRFLIRVEDTDRERSTDDAVKAIFEGLSWLELFADDEPVFQFSRADRHREVVNQLLETGHAYRDFTTAEETGRLRDAAKAERRAFESPWRDRSPTVDDLALPHVVRFRRPQSVTVTVADEVQGSVSWSTDDLDDLVLLRSDGAPTYNLAVVVDDHDMGVTHVIRGDDHLNNAARQSLIYDALGWARPTFAHIPLIHGPDGAKLSKRHGAQAVHEYAEMGYLPEAMRNYLARLGWAHGDDELFSDAQAVEWFDLAGIGKAPARLDFDKLAHVNSHWLRLADDERLAKLTLDVHLARGRPLAESDEARLQRAMPFVKDRAKTVLELADQTEFVLKARPLAIDEKGRALLSGETLDRLARLRDRLALFQSWDVFALEAELKSFAESEQVGFGKIGPPIRTALTAGSTSPDIARTLSALGRDESLGRLDDALQHTK, encoded by the coding sequence ATGACCTTGCCTTCTTCGACTGTCGTCACTCGCTTCGCCCCCTCGCCGACAGGCTACCTGCATATCGGCGGGGCGAGAACCGCCTTGTTCAACTGGTTATACGCCAAGAGACACGCTGGGCGTTTCCTGATCCGGGTCGAGGACACCGACCGCGAGCGCTCCACCGACGACGCCGTCAAGGCCATTTTCGAAGGCCTGAGCTGGCTTGAGCTGTTCGCCGACGACGAGCCCGTATTCCAGTTCAGCCGCGCCGACCGCCACCGCGAGGTCGTGAACCAGCTGCTCGAGACCGGCCACGCCTATCGCGATTTCACGACCGCCGAAGAGACCGGCCGCCTGCGCGACGCCGCCAAGGCCGAGCGTCGGGCTTTCGAATCTCCCTGGCGCGACCGCAGCCCGACCGTAGACGACCTGGCCCTGCCGCACGTGGTCCGTTTCCGCCGCCCCCAGTCCGTCACGGTCACCGTCGCGGATGAGGTCCAGGGTTCGGTCAGTTGGTCGACCGACGACCTCGACGATCTGGTCCTGCTGCGCTCCGACGGCGCCCCGACCTATAATCTCGCCGTGGTGGTCGATGACCACGACATGGGCGTGACCCACGTCATCCGCGGCGACGACCACCTCAACAACGCCGCCCGCCAGAGCCTGATCTACGACGCTCTGGGCTGGGCCCGACCGACCTTCGCACATATCCCGCTGATCCACGGTCCCGACGGCGCCAAACTGTCGAAACGCCATGGGGCCCAGGCGGTCCACGAATATGCCGAGATGGGCTATCTGCCCGAGGCCATGCGGAACTACCTGGCCCGACTGGGCTGGGCGCACGGCGACGACGAACTGTTCAGCGACGCCCAGGCTGTCGAATGGTTCGACCTGGCCGGCATCGGCAAGGCGCCGGCGCGCTTGGACTTCGACAAGCTGGCCCACGTCAATTCGCACTGGCTGCGGCTCGCCGACGATGAACGCCTGGCCAAGCTGACGCTGGACGTCCACCTCGCCCGTGGCCGGCCGCTGGCGGAATCCGACGAGGCCCGGCTCCAACGCGCCATGCCCTTCGTCAAGGACCGCGCAAAGACTGTCTTGGAGCTGGCCGACCAGACCGAGTTCGTCCTCAAGGCCCGCCCCCTGGCCATCGACGAGAAGGGCCGCGCCCTGCTGTCCGGCGAGACCCTGGACCGCCTGGCGCGCCTGCGCGACCGCCTGGCCCTGTTCCAATCCTGGGACGTCTTCGCCCTCGAAGCCGAGCTCAAAAGCTTCGCCGAATCCGAACAGGTCGGGTTCGGCAAGATCGGTCCGCCGATACGGACGGCCCTTACCGCAGGGTCAACTTCACCCGATATCGCACGAACTTTGTCCGCTCTCGGGCGCGACGAAAGTCTCGGGCGCTTGGATGACGCGCTGCAACATACTAAGTGA